The Triticum aestivum cultivar Chinese Spring chromosome 3A, IWGSC CS RefSeq v2.1, whole genome shotgun sequence genome includes a region encoding these proteins:
- the LOC123057154 gene encoding flowering-promoting factor 1-like protein 2 encodes MDSRTAEIRMRRSPLSSNLARQPDSSLRERSRMGSKALEGGFVGERGSPRSRPSGYPEKDHHIQPGGFRNGVVKLVENHPASAVGPPDSGPVWCKALLHTPTGEVVASYASLERKLVALGWERYYAGGGGAAGDCMLRFHKRSSVDLIFLPKDFGQFSFVHMYDVVIKNRDAFRVIDV; translated from the exons ATGGACTCAAGGACTGCGGAGATTAGAATGAGGCGGTCACCTTTGTCGAGTAACCTAGCACGCCAGCCAGACAGCAGTTTGCGGGAGCGCTCTAGGATGGGGTCGAAAGCATTGGAGGGAGGTTTCGTAGGGGAGAGAGGGAGCCCGAG ATCCAGGCCATCAGGTTACCCAGAGAAAGATCACCATATCCAACCTGGGGGTTTTCGCAACGGGGTGGTGAAGCTGGTGGAGAACCACCCGGCGTCGGCGGTGGGACCTCCCGACAGCGGGCCGGTCTGGTGCAAGGCGCTGCTGCACACGCCCACGGGGGAGGTGGTCGCCTCCTATGCCTCGCTGGAGCGCAAGCTCGTCGCGCTCGGCTGGGAGCGCTACTATGCTGGTGGGGGTGGCGCCGCCGGCGACTGCATGCTCAGGTTCCACAAGCG TTCCTCCGTCGACCTCATCTTCCTCCCCAAGGACTTCGGCCAGTTCAGCTTCGTCCACATGTACGACGTCGTCATAAAGAACCGCGACGCCTTCCGCGTCATCGATGTCTAG